A single region of the Sorghum bicolor cultivar BTx623 chromosome 9, Sorghum_bicolor_NCBIv3, whole genome shotgun sequence genome encodes:
- the LOC8064743 gene encoding uncharacterized protein LOC8064743: protein MEKSRRHDKQQQAGVGMGGRLRQQLAQMLLHTSCAATTTTTSATAFVGLASTTNATTFAASRQQLPPPPPARGRPRGAHAHEPRSSCRSVVVGDGSSSSCQRRHRHHHRRRDARALVHISIDCSARSSVAAAAAVLQPSAPVPTTLRSKGKAGGGSGRSRLPRSPSYGYGWSWSSSSASDTDGEAAPFSSEAEGLEEEAGTARSSTLFSSRSLSFSSDSVSDLYGTTNNNNGGAGGTRPRRRKKKPPPPRRARASSRQPATADAFRPPAGKKGEERKSGDGSSRCGCGSAMAASSAAAGSTAVVKRSRNPYADFRSSMVEMVAGRRIRGADALSELLVWYLSLNSPRHHPAIVAAFEDVWEAVLGSGEP, encoded by the coding sequence ATGGAGAAGAGCCGCCGCCACGACAAGCAGCAGCAGGCCGGCGTGGGCATGGGCGGCCGGCTGAGGCAGCAGCTAGCGCAGATGCTCCTGCACACGTCgtgcgccgccaccaccaccactaccTCGGCCACCGCCTTCGTCGGCCTCGCCAGCACCACCAACGCCACGACGTTCGCCGCCTCGCGCCAAcaactgccgccgccgcctcctgctCGCGGCCGTCCACGGGGCGCCCATGCCCACGAGCCGCGGTCGTCCTGCAGGTCCGTCGTTGTCGGCGAcggaagcagcagcagctgccagCGTCGGCACCGGCACCACCACCGGCGCCGCGACGCGCGGGCGCTCGTCCACATCTCCATCGACTGCTCCGCGCGCTCGTcggttgccgccgccgccgcggtccTGCAGCCTTCAGCGCCGGTGCCGACGACGCTGCGGAGCAAGGGAAAGGCGGGCGGTGGGAGTGGGAGGAGCAGGCTGCCGCGCTCGCCTTCGTACGGCTACGGATGGAgctggtcgtcgtcgtcggccagCGACACCGACGGCGAGGCCGCGCCGTTCAGTAGCGAGGCGGAGGGGTTGGAGGAGGAAGCGGGCACGGCGAGGTCGTCCACGCTCTTCTCCTCCCGCAGCCTTAGCTTCTCCTCTGACTCCGTCTCCGACCTGTACGGCACCACCAACAACAATAACGGTGGCGCCGGCGGCACAAGACCGCGGCGCCGCAAGAAAAAACCGCCGCCACCGAGGCGCGCGCGCGCGTCCAGCAGGCAACCCGCCACCGCCGACGCGTTCCGGCCTCCAGCAGGGAAGAAAGGGGAGGAGAGGAAGTCGGGTGATGGCAGCAGTAGGTGCGGGTGCGGCAGCGCCATGGCGGCGTCGTCGGCGGCCGCGGGCAGCacggcggtggtgaagcggtcgCGCAACCCGTACGCCGACTTCCGGAGCTCCATGGTGGAGATGGTGGCCGGGCGGCGCATCCGCGGAGCCGACGCGCTGAGTGAGCTCCTGGTGTGGTACCTGTCACTCAACTCGCCGCGCCACCACCCGGCCATCGTCGCCGCCTTCGAGGACGTCTGGGAGGCCGTCCTCGGCAGCGGCGAGCCGTGA
- the LOC8083817 gene encoding uncharacterized protein LOC8083817: MATTAAGAPRAQTLRDLAEEGKKRAVLLLVFAFGLAFLMSLTSSSVWFNLPCATALIVLFRYISLDYDLRRKSTTSTDHASHSLVKTKITEVKKVLHQTEKDGKLDWRSKVNSPPVEAAFEQFTRHLITEWVTDLWYSRVTPDKEGPEELITIVNTVLGEISVRARNVNLINLLIRDLVDLVCNNLELYHFCQAKIGKEKFVNLPSERRDAELKMILLAENKLHPALFSASAEYKVLKSLADGLISITVKPQDLQCTFFRCTARELLACAVLRPVVNLANPRFINERIESLALSHTNKLEKEVAESLEDATTVKHREPHMPSIDEFSALTDHSSPGVELVRFHQGQSKTASDIQPSNSTNPYSLKLEPSHASLISSSHPLESTSLASSSHIASDNSFSLHTKSNNRATADGHSRERAQPLGINSERTHQALALEHLEDMWTKGKNYKSENAKHIKKVSVGSASLGSTSVQQSVPCSTSICQNPSNSERQVASSQLEDQHLVRHSTAPTYPNGIPKSLSTEMADHAGPEDFGVESESSYATEDDEFNNVTGLDSPVTRVWESKSKGNATLSHIHHPLESPGFHRAKKNRSHVGKLKMSRTSSGRKRSRSNAQKPPIWQEVERSSFSVGDGMDILNTSANDSKTDELDEDPEVESMARMFSSSNASSLSLPSSDSSYASNYRGANVLQDSYLKLRCEVVGANIVKSGSGMFAVYSISVTDANGNNWSIKRRFRHFEELHRRLKEYAQYNLHLPPKHFLSSGLEVHVVRERCKLLDIYLKNLLQIPIVSSCIEVWDFLSVDSQTYIFTDSLSVIQTLSVRLDERSNGKNVKALNSSGALNGNLISGGQSLHGHTGNTVHKDSDIAGDGLRFRKGNVNKNLGNSVSHTIDSVRDTTANHYQDNSGSDPEQNDHSFSIDSVNPRKLRSSETNDTSQISESDGFSWMAPNLSVPLFHLVDVVFQLQDGGWIRRQAFWVAKQILQLGMGDTFDDWLVDKIQLLRKGRIIAFAVKRVEQILWPDGIFMTKHPNRKTPPPPPGAQSNGMGNYLSDEQRIEAAHRANFVRELIIDKAPSPLVSLVGRKDYEKCAQDIYFFLQSPVCLKQLAFELLELLVLSAFPELDGSVRKWHEDKQKFCAE; encoded by the exons ATGGCGACGACGGCCGCGGGCGCGCCGAGGGCGCAGACGCTGCGGGACCTCGCGGAGGAGGGGAAGAAGCGGGCCGTCCTGCTCCTCGTCTTCGCCTTCGGGCTCGCCTTCCTCATGTCCC TTACGAGCTCATCAGTATGGTTTAACCTGCCATGTGCCACAGCTCTCATTGTTTTGTTCCGCTACATATCACTTGATTATGACCTTCGTAGAAAGAGCACAACTAGCACAGATCATGCcagtcattcacttgtcaaaacGAAAATTACTGAGGTAAAGAAGGTCCTTCATCAGACTGAAAAGGATGGAAAATTAGATTGGAGGAGCAAGGTTAACTCTCCTCCAGTTGAAGCAGCATTTGAACAGTTCACAAGGCACCTTATCACAGAATGGGTAACAGATCTTTGGTACTCACGTGTAACACCTGACAAGGAAGGTCCCGAGGAACTCATTACTATAGTTAATACTGTCCTCGGGGAGATTTCAGTTCGGGCAAGGAATGTTAACCTTATCAATCTGCTGATCAG GGATTTGGTCGATCTTGTATGCAATAATTTGGAACTTTATCATTTCTGTCAAGCCAAGATTGGAAAAGAGAAGTTTGTGAACCTTCCTTCAGAGCGTCGTGATGCTGAACTGAAAATGATCCTTCTAGCTGAAAACAAGTTGCATCCAGCTTTATTTTCAGCCAGTGCTGAATACAAG GTATTAAAAAGTCTTGCTGATGGATTGATCTCAATCACAGTGAAGCCTCAGGATCTACAGTGTACTTTCTTCCGGTGTACAGCACGAGAACTTCTTGCTTGTGCAGTTTTGAGACCTGTTGTGAACTTAGCAAATCCAAG gTTTATAAATGAAAGGATCGAATCCTTGGCTCTTTCGCATACTAATAAGCTGGAGAAAGAAGTTGCAGAATCCTTGGAGGATGCAACAACTGTTAAGCACAGGGAACCCCATATGCCCTCTATTGATGAATTTTCGGCACTAACAGATCACTCAAGTCCAGGTGTTGAACTCGTTCGATTTCATCAGGGTCAGTCCAAAACTGCATCAGATATACAGCCCAGTAACAGTACAAATCCATATAGTCTAAAGTTAGAACCCTCTCATGCTTCTTTGATCAGTAGTTCACATCCACTGGAGTCAACAAGTTTAGCTTCATCTTCCCACATTGCTTCGGATAATAGTTTTTCATTGCATACCAAAAGCAACAACAGAGCAACTGCAGATGGTCACAGTAGAGAGCGTGCACAGCCCTTGGGTATCAACTCTGAGCGAACACATCAAGCTTTagcacttgagcaccttgaggATATGTGGACAAAGGGAAAGAATTACAAATCAGAAAATGCAAAACATATCAAAAAGGTGTCTGTTGGATCTGCTTCTCTAGGTTCGACTTCAGTTCAGCAATCAGTTCCTTGCAGCACTTCAATTTGTCAAAATCCTAGTAATTCTGAAAGACAAGTAGCGTCCTCTCAGTTGGAGGACCAGCATTTGGTAAGACACTCAACTGCACCTACATATCCAAATGGCATCCCGAAAAGCCTATCTACAGAAATGGCAGATCATGCCGGCCCAGAAGACTTTGGAGTAGAGAGTGAGAGTTCATATGCCACTGAGGACGATGAATTCAACAATGTGACTGGACTTGATTCTCCTGTTACCAGAGTTTGGGAAAGCAAAAGTAAAGGAAATGCCACCTTATCACATATACATCACCCACTTGAGTCTCCTGGTTTCCATAGAGCAAAGAAGAATAGAAGTCATGTGGGAAAACTGAAAATGTCAAGAACTTCTTCAGGAAGAAAAAGGTCAAGGTCAAATGCTCAGAAGCCTCCCATCTGGCAAGAAGTGGAGAGATCCTCTTTCTCTGTTGGTGATGGTATGGACATACTAAATACATCTGCAAATGATTCAAAGACGGATGAGCTAGACGAGGATCCTGAGGTGGAAAGTATGGCTAGGATGTTTAGTAGTTCAAATGCTTCATCTTTATCATTGCCATCAAGTGACTCTTCATATGCTTCAAATTATCGTGGTGCCAATGTGCTACAAGACTCTTATTTGAAGTTAAGATGCGAG GTGGTAGGAGCTAACATTGTCAAAAGTGGGTCTGGCATGTTTGCTGTGTATTCTATTTCCGTGACCGATGCCAATGGTAATAATTGGTCCATCAAGAGGAG gtttcgtcattttgaagagcTGCATCGGCGTCTAAAAGAGTATGCTCAGTACAATCTTCATTTACCTCCAAAGCATTTCCTCTCATCAGGTTTAGAGGTTCATGTTGTCCGAGAGAGATGCAAGCTGCTTGACATATATCTGAAG AACCTTCTGCAAATTCCTATTGTTTCAAGCTGCATAGAAGTCTGGGATTTTCTGAGTGTGGATTCACAG ACATATATTTTCACAGACTCTCTCTCAGTTATCCAAACATTGTCAG TCAGGTTAGATGAAAGATCAAATGGGAAAAATGTAAAAGCATTGAACTCTTCTGGAGCTTTGAATGGGAATTTAATCTCTGGAGGTCAATCTTTGCATGGACATACAGGCAACACTGTACATAAGGATTCAGACATTGCTGGTGATGGTTTGAGATTTAGGAAAGGGAATGTGAACAAGAACTTAGGAAACAGTGTTAGCCACACAATAGATAGTGTTAGAGACACAACTGCCAATCATTATCAGGACAATTCTGGAAGTGATCCAGAGCAGAATGATCATTCTTTTTCAATAGATTCAGTAAACCCTAGGAAGCTGCGTTCAAGTGAAACCAATGACACATCTCAAATTTCAGAGTCTGATGGATTCTCG TGGATGGCCCCAAATCTTAGTGTCCCCTTGTTTCATCTTGTTGATGTGGTTTTTCAGCTCCAAGATGGAGGCTGGATAAG GCGTCAAGCATTTTGGGTAGCAAAGCAAATACTGCAATTGGGAATGGGAGACACATTTGATGACTGGCTTGTTGACAAAATCCAGTTACTTAGGAAAGGGAGGATAATTGCTTTCGCTGTTAAGCGTGTTGAACAA ATTCTCTGGCCTGATGGAATTTTCATGACAAAACATCCAAATAGAAAAACGCCTCCACCTCCTCCTGGTGCTCAGAGCAATGGCATGGGAAACTATCTAAGTGATGAACAACGGATAGAAGCTGCTCATCGTGCAAATTTTGTTCGTGAATTAATAATAG ATAAAGCCCCATCTCCACTAGTGAGTCTGGTTGGTCGAAAGGATTATGAAAAATGTGCTCAGGAtatctatttctttcttcag TCCCCAGTTTGTTTGAAGCAGCTAGCGTTTGAACTTCTTGAGCTGCTTGTTCTTTCCGCATTTCCGGAGTTGGATGGCTCGGTGAGGAAGTGGCATGAAGATAAACAGAAATTCTGCGCCGAGTAA